CTCGTCATTCATGCTCGCGGAGACGACTATCGGAGCGACCCGGCGGGCGAATCCGGCGACCGGGTCGCGTGCGGCGTCGTGATGAAAGCCGGGCTATAGCCCGCTTGTTGCCGCCGCACCGCAGCAATCGCCGGCTCGCGCATGTGCGGGCATGCGATTTGCCGTCTCTCGGCTAAAAAGCCGCGCCGAACCGCCGCGGCAGATCGTTCCTTCAGCGCCAGCGGTCGCGCGAGTCAGAGGGAGCCTTCTCACCGAGCGGCTCGCGGAGATGGCCCGCAAGAAAACCGCGTCGACCAATCCGCCTTTTCCGAGGTAAAGCGCCACCTCGGCTTCGAATACGATGGAATGGCGCTGCACGAGTACTAGTTCGGCAACCTCGCCCCGAAGGGTGGAGGGAACCCGTCCGGCGAGGGCGGCCTGCGAGGCACCGACCGCTGGCCGCGATCGGAAGGTTTCGGCCACGAGTCGCCGCGATGTCTGCAGGATCGGCAGCTCACTAATAAGGGCCGCGGACGAGGAGAACGCCGAGCGCGACGGCGCCCAGAGCGAGAAGCAGCACGATCCGCCCGAGCCAGCTCGCCCGGCGTCTCAACGCCAGCGCCTCGGGCGAATCCGGACGATCCCTGAGCAGCTCGACGGCGCGCGGACCGATCAGAAAGTCGTGGAGCAAACTCAGCGCCAGAATCGCGGCGACCAGGAGGAGCTTTGCCCCGAGGGTTTTTCCGAAGGCGCTTTGCCAGAAGACCGGATCGCCCAGTTCCGCCCAGCCGAAGCCCCGGTGAAGCACGTTGAACGTTCCCGTCGCGATCAGCGTGATGAGGGAAACCCAGCCGACGACCCGGAAGCGGCTCGCGGTGCGGTGGATGAGCGATGCGGCGAGGGTCCGGGACTCGAGCCGCTTCACCTCGGGTACCAGCGCCAGCGCCAGGAACGTCATTCCGCCGATCCAGACCGCGGCCGCCAGGACGTGGAGCCAGACCGAAAGCAGGTAGAGACCGCGCACCGCTTAGCGTTTCCTCCCCCGCTTCGACATCAGATACTCTCGCAGCGCCACCGCGTTGTTGCGCTCCGTATCGCGCGCGCCGTAGAGCAGGACCACGTCGCCGCGGCGAAGGCTTTCGAGGATCGGCCGCCACGCCGCCGGCTTACTGTCGAGCTCGGCGAAATAGCGGCGGCGAAAATCCTCCCACTTCTCCGGGGAGTGCCCGAACCACCGACGCAAGCCGTCGCTCGGTGCCGCCTCCCTCGCCCAAACGACCCCCTCCAGCGCCTCCTTCTTGACCCCGCGGGGCCAGAGCCGGTCCACGAGATACCGCGTGGCGCCCTCGCGGCCCGCGGCATCGTAAACCCTCTGAGTCCTGATCACCGCCATGATCCCTCCGAATCGATGCGGGATTCGCTTGTGCTGTCGTGGAAGCGCCTTCGACACGCTTTTTTCGCGAAGCAAATCCTAGCAGCCCGGCCGCGCGAAATGGAGCCGTCGAGCTCCCGGCCGCTACAAGATTGAACGCTGACTGGCCGCGGGCGCCTGCCGCCCGGGAGACCCGCCCCGAGCATCGGCGGGATTTTCTCGGTCTCGCTGGCGTCGTCACGCACACCGCCCGCTCGGCGACCCGACCCGCGGCCCTGCCGCGGGCGCCTCGGCCATCTACCGGCCCCTCACTTGCCGGAGACCGCCCGGAAAAAACACTGTCAAGATTTTTTCCTCAGCGCGCGCTACGGGTCTCATGGTGCGGCGCGCGAAGCGAGCTCATCGAGATCGTAACCCGCTCTCTGGAGCGCGCGGCGGGTGGCTTCCAGAACGCCGGGGCCGTCGTTGTGCGGCGCGACCGAAACCTCGGGCGCGGCTCTGAGCCGGTCGAGAAGCTCTCCCGCTTCGCCCCCGGCCAGACTGTCGCAAAGCTCGTAGAGGCCACCCGGCCCTTCCTCGAGCGCGTTGTGAAGATCGAGGATGGCGCGGAGCGCCGCGACAATCCCGGGAGTGGGGCTGGGCACGAGCAGGGCGGCCAGGGCGCCGTGGTCGAGGCGGAGCTTCGCCGCCATCGGCGGCGGCTCCCCGCCGCGAAGCTGCTGCACGGCCGGGAGCAGGATTTTCTCTTCCATCCCGATGTGCTTGAGCAGCCCGGCGCGAAACGCCGCGTAAGCTCCGGCGTCGAGCCGGCCAGGTTGCGAGACGGCTTTCCGAAGAAGCGCATCGAGCCGCTTGTGATCGTCGGACAAGAAGCTGGAAATCGTGCCTGCCACGAAAGGAATCCTTTCCCCGGGCTCAATCCTGCCCGCTCATCCAAACCCTATCGAATCGACGGAGCTTGTAAAGGTGTCCGTGACGGCGCGTCTCAGCGCGCGCGTGTGGTGAGGTCCTGGTGGATCTCTCGGAGGTGGTCGAGCTGGCTCTGGATCCGATCGCGCAGCGAGGCGTGAAAATCGGCCGCTTCGCGCACCAGCCTTTCGTTCTCGCGGCTGAGACCGGCGACCGCGTTCTCGAGCTCCGGCACGCGCGCGCCGAGCGCTTCGAGGTCCTTCAGCCGATCGAGAGCTTCGCTTTTTTCCCGCTCGAGCCTGTCGATGCCGCGCTCCAGCTCCACGACGCGGGCTTCGGTCGCTTGCAGCCGTGCGAGCGTGTCCCGTTGCCCGTTGGCCTGCTCTTCGAGCCGAGCGACCCGGTCCCTCAAGCGGGCATTTTCTGCTTCAGCCTGCGCCAGCTTTCCGGCAAGCTGCGCGCCCTCGCCCGCGGTTCTCTCCTTCCGGGTGAGGCTCTCTCGCGCCTCCGCGAGCTCCGTGAGGAGTTGCCGGCGCTCCGCTTCCAGGTCGGCGACGTTTTTCTCGAGCAGAGCGATCTTGTGCGCGTCGCCGCCGGCCGCCGGGGCCGGGGCCTCGGCCTGCGCCGGCCGTTCACCGGTGAGCTCGTTCAGGCGGGCCTCGGCGAGGGCGAGGCGGTCAGTCTTCTCCTTGAGCTCGACGGCGTTTTTCCAGATAACGACGAGCAACGCGCCGAACGCGATGCCCATCGAGACGAATATGAGGAGTTCCATTTCGTGTTGAGGCCGGACGAAAGCGGGATTTTACCCGCGCGCGCAAAGGCGCGCAAGCATCACCGATTCGCCCCCCTACAACTCGACGGCCGGGTTCTCTTCGTTTCGTATAGACTGCCGGCCGGACTGCGACGCCGTCCCCATGGCGCAACGGGGAGTTACTTGACTGCGGTCAGCCGATCCTTCGAAGCGGCTTCGGCGCTGTCCGAAAGGTTCGCGGGCTTGCTGGTGACCAGCTCCAGGACGTCGCTTCGGCTGAAACGCCAGCTCCGGCCGATGCGGTTTCCCGGAATCACGCCCTTCTCAGCGAGCTTGTACACCGTCTTGAGATGGATCTTGAGCAATGCTGCCACCTCGGACGGGGTCATGATCTCTTCCACCGTGGTTTTCTCCTTCCTGTAGTGTCCAGTCCGTAGAGCGAGGGAGCACAAGCTGTGCCAATGGCTACCGAGGAGGTGCCCTTGACCCCTAAGACGCCATAACTCCAAAGAATTTCCCCGCTTGCCGGAGAACTCTAGGGAAGATCGGCAAAGCACTTGCTCTGGACAAAATTGACCAAACCGTGCGCTTTTCGACAGAGAAAAAGCTGGCCTGTCACGGGGTGAGGTCAAGGGCTGTCGAGACAACGGTCGAAGGAGAGTCCGAGGTCCGGCAGAGCGCGCGCACGATGACGGCTCCCGGCTCAGCCGGATCGATCGGACCGCCGCCCCTGTTCCCTGTCCCCAGCCTCTGGAAGCTCGCCGCCCAAAGCGCTAAAGTAATGTTTATGGGGGCGATGTGGGTTCGACGGGGGTGGGAAGCCAAAGTGGCATGCCGGGGTTCTGCTATCCCGTTAAACAAGCAGATCTGCAAAATTAAACGCAGACAATTTCGAGTACAAACTGGCTGCCTAACCGCGGCCAGCGTCTTACCGGCTTTCTCCCACGAAGCTGGATAAGGCGTCGCTCAGTGGGATGGGCCGATTCTCCTGCCGGAGGAGATGAGGCCGAGATCCAAACCGGCTGGCTCCGAGAGACCCTGCCGTTGGGGGCTCGAGGAGCGAGATCAAAACACCGGCTAAGCATGTAGTCATATTTGGCGGAAGACTCTCGGACGGGGGTTCGATTCCCCCCGCCTCCACCAAACCTTTTCCAACCGCCACGCGCGACGGGCTGCTTATTTCAAACCCTGCTCATCTATAGGGTCACGGCGGCGTCCAGGGACCACGCCCGGCCGCCCACGATGATCAAGGCGATCGCGATCCCCAGCACGAGCAGGTGATACCCGAAGCCCTCGCCTTCTCGGTTGCCGAGCCAGTTCATGAAGAAACCGTGCCGCCGGTGCACGGTGGCGATCGCGACGAGCATCACGACCGTCTTGCGCACAAGGTCCCGAAGACGCCCTCAGGCAAATAACCGACACTCTGAAGCGAACCGAGCGCCGCCTGCAGGCACGCCGACAAGAGCTCGCCCGCGCCTTGGTGAGGGAGGAGCTGCCGGGAGTCGCAGCACACAGTGAAGAGATGCAACGGTCCGTCGATCTCGCCCGCCGGGCTGGGAAGGTGGAGTCGTGACCGGCGAAACGGGAACCGGCAAGGAAGTGGTGGCGTGGCTCGTCCACGGCAAGTCCTCGCCGGCGCCGGGCCTTTCGTGGCGGTCAGCTGTGCTCCGGTTCCCGAGAACCTGCTCGAGGGCGAGCTTCTCGGTCACGTGCGTGGTGCGCACCGGCGCCTTGCAACACCGCGTCGGACTGCTCGATCATACGCGGCCGCCGGATGATGGCTGGATGTTCCGTTGATGGTTGTTTCTAGTTCCTGGTTTCCGGTTACGGGCTTCCAGCTGCTTCAAAGCAAAAACTGTGGATAAGCTTGTGGATAAGTACAATGCCCTTGGCAGTCACCGATCTGCCCAGAAAATAAACCGATAAATCTTTGATCTTTCAATGACTTACATAAAAATCGCCTGTCTGGAAAAACAGGCCGCTCTATCGCCTATCCCTGGTAGCAGCGTCCGGAAAGCCGGGCTTATCCACCAACTATCCACAACGACATCTGCCGCGCCCAGGCGCGAAGCGCGTGGTTACGCCCGGCCTCTCGGCTGGCGTGCGAGACCTCCGCCTTTGGCCATTCTGCTTTAGCGTGCCGGCCACAAAACCTTGCTAGAAGAAAATTCCCTACGGCCGTCCTCCGAGACGTCATATTTCCCCCGGGTTTCATGCCGTTCGTTCTTGTTTTTAGGGACTGTTTCTGCGTTTATGACCGGGCTGTTTCGCAGTTTCGCGAAGTCAAGCTGGTGTTTCCGTGGCTTGTAGTCGGGCATGTGAGTTGCATCTCCCTTCTGGTGTGGAAGATCGAAGCTTCATTCCGCCGGGACGAGACATAGTCTATCGCAAGCGCCGGGATGGCAGCGTCTGGCACTTTTCTGAGGACTGCTCCAGCTGGCCCACGGTGGACTTCATCGAGTCGTCGATACCGCTCGACCTCCTGGAAAGCATCTGCCAGGAGTGCATGAGCCGTTACCGGGTCGACTCGACCCGAGCGCGAGAGATGAGCTGAGCCCGACGAAGGCCTCGCGTTCCAACCGAGACCGTCGGCAATGCTAGGCCCGGCGAAACACTCTCTCGAACGGCCCGATAAACTTTCGTTCCCTGGTCCCGTCCACGATCGCGAACGCGACGTGCCTGTAGGCCCCCGTGAAATTGTGCTGCAGCGCCCGCTGAAACAGCAGGGCGATCTGCAGAGGGTCGTTTCCGAACGCGCCGCATCCCCAGGCTCCGAGAACGATGCTGTCGTGCCCGTGCAGCAGCCCGATCGACAGGACCTTCAGGATCCGAGACCACATCGCCGGCAGGATCTCCTGCGAGCGCGACGGCTCCAGCGCGTTGGCGTTGACCGCAGGCGAAGTGATGATTCCCACGCAGTACGGCTCGTCGAGCAGGGTCCCCTCGTCCGACCTGAAGACGGGGACCGCCGGAGAATAGATCGCGTAATTGCTGTAGAGCGCGTCGCGACGCGCGGCGTGGTAGGCGTACATGGCGTTGCCGCGCAAGCAGGCGTAGAGGGCCGAGGAGCGGGCAAGGTATTCTTCTTGAGCCCGAGCCCCGGAGAGAAAACCGCCTCCCGGATGCGTGGCCGAGGCGAAGTTGAGAGCGACCGGATTGGCCCCCGCGTCGCGCAGTCGCTTTGCCGAGCACAGCGTGGTCTCGTTTTCCACGGCGATGGTCGTGGAGTACGTGCCTCTGCGACTGTCCGGGACGAGCGCGTCGGGGGGATAGGGCTTGGTGCCCTCGACCGCAAAGGCAATCTCCGCGGCGATGCTGACCACGCGGCCTGAAGGCGTGCGGTAGCTTCCCCGGTCGATGATCTCGACCGCTTCCCGGCCGTAAGCGGCGGCGATTTCGCGGGAAATCCTGGTCCTCGCCTCTTCCAAAGAACTCGCCCCCTTGCCGAGACGGCGGGTCATTTCGCGGGTGTCACGTGCCCGCGTTCGAGCGCACCAACCTCGCCTACCCGGGCGCCGAGACCTGCGCGGCTTTCCCGCCTGTGCAGGCCCCTGCCGGCTGCGGATTAAGCCGCGGCAGTTTCACCGGCGGCCTTCCGCGGGCGGGAAGCTCAATCCGTGCGCGGCAGGTTCGACTCGTCGATTTCCACCCAGCTTACCCGGCTGCTCCAGTGCCCGTGCACCGAGGGCTTTCCCGGGGGCACGTCGTCGAGCGTGCCCGACGGGACGATTACCCGCTGGCCATCGCGGGAAACGTG
The Candidatus Zixiibacteriota bacterium DNA segment above includes these coding regions:
- a CDS encoding DUF4149 domain-containing protein, producing MRGLYLLSVWLHVLAAAVWIGGMTFLALALVPEVKRLESRTLAASLIHRTASRFRVVGWVSLITLIATGTFNVLHRGFGWAELGDPVFWQSAFGKTLGAKLLLVAAILALSLLHDFLIGPRAVELLRDRPDSPEALALRRRASWLGRIVLLLALGAVALGVLLVRGPY
- a CDS encoding DUF488 family protein, which encodes MAVIRTQRVYDAAGREGATRYLVDRLWPRGVKKEALEGVVWAREAAPSDGLRRWFGHSPEKWEDFRRRYFAELDSKPAAWRPILESLRRGDVVLLYGARDTERNNAVALREYLMSKRGRKR
- a CDS encoding hemerythrin domain-containing protein — protein: MAGTISSFLSDDHKRLDALLRKAVSQPGRLDAGAYAAFRAGLLKHIGMEEKILLPAVQQLRGGEPPPMAAKLRLDHGALAALLVPSPTPGIVAALRAILDLHNALEEGPGGLYELCDSLAGGEAGELLDRLRAAPEVSVAPHNDGPGVLEATRRALQRAGYDLDELASRAAP
- a CDS encoding helix-turn-helix domain-containing protein, with translation MEEIMTPSEVAALLKIHLKTVYKLAEKGVIPGNRIGRSWRFSRSDVLELVTSKPANLSDSAEAASKDRLTAVK
- a CDS encoding sigma 54-interacting transcriptional regulator, which gives rise to MAVSCAPVPENLLEGELLGHVRGAHRRLATPRRTARSYAAAG
- a CDS encoding TIGR02452 family protein; its protein translation is MEEARTRISREIAAAYGREAVEIIDRGSYRTPSGRVVSIAAEIAFAVEGTKPYPPDALVPDSRRGTYSTTIAVENETTLCSAKRLRDAGANPVALNFASATHPGGGFLSGARAQEEYLARSSALYACLRGNAMYAYHAARRDALYSNYAIYSPAVPVFRSDEGTLLDEPYCVGIITSPAVNANALEPSRSQEILPAMWSRILKVLSIGLLHGHDSIVLGAWGCGAFGNDPLQIALLFQRALQHNFTGAYRHVAFAIVDGTRERKFIGPFERVFRRA